The DNA segment TATAGTTAATGTACCCAAACATGCAAAAACTGACCATACAAAGTGTTCACCTGTGCTGAAATGTGACTCACCTGCCTGATGTCCTGTTGAAGGGAGTGGAGGCAGATGGAGAGGGCTGCCCTGTTGGTTCTGAAAAGATGCACAGATTCAAACTAATATGAGCAACACCCTTAcgtaatgtaaataaaacagtaaaataccaAGTAGAATATATTCACGCATGGGCCACAGGGGTGTCAGAGTAGCTCCATAGGCCAGACTTACTGTTAATTGACGGCTGCTGGTTCATGGACGCTCTGCCCACACTAACACCTCCGCCCGTTGTCCCTCCTTTGCTCAGGCCCTGCTGTCTCAAGTCCTGCTGCCTCGACCCTCGTTCCTCCTCCCGTTTATCTGGCGACAGACGGTGGAGAATTATAGAGTGAGCAAATCATCAGAGGAGTAACAGGAAGATCACACTGAATACTTATGGTTAACTACTGCATCAGAGCAAATATTTGCCCCAGCTTTTTACCTCTCTTTTTCTTGAGCAGGTCCCTCAACGCAGCACGAATCATTCTTCTCTCCTCAAAATCTGTTGCATTGtccagctaaaaaaaaaaaaaaaaaaaaaaaaaaagatgaaccaCAGGTTAAAAACAGAGAGGTTACAAGGTAAAACAGTGCCCCCATCTTCTTAAAACAGTTTCTATTATACATGATGATGAGATTTTGGTCAGCTCACCATCTTGTTTAGAACCTCTTCATCCTCAATGGCAGCCAGTTCTTCACTGGTCAATGAAGCTGGTCCACCATCAGTTTTCGACTCCATGTCCAAAGACAGCTCTAGACACACACTTAAGATACACATTTCTTGAGAATATTTCACAGAATGAGAACTGAAGGACAGTgaataaacatacataaacacacaggggACTGTAAGACAACTGAAAAGATGTTTAAAAAGGCGACCGTCACCTCTCTGACATGTAAATGCAACAACTTGGGTTCAATAATCAAAACATTTATCAAGATTGGACATGTCTGAATTattcaaacagagcagaaagtgCCCCGCTGTTTATGCTAAATAACGTGGAAAGCTCGCAATCATAGACCACATCTGCTCCACTTGCAGTCTGTTCAGTAATTCAAATATAAACAGCTTGTGTGAGTCTTAACAGACACAAACTGAGCAGCCATgcaaagaaatgtgtttgtcttaGTGAAGTGCCCCTCAGTGTATCTCAGCAACTGGGCAAGTGCAGCACAGAAGTGGCAAAAACACGTACAAATATAGTAATGCAGTGGAACGAGACCATTACTAAAAGAATCTGATAACAGCGTTAAAGTATGTGCTCAGACACAGGGGGAGTATGAGCTGAAGTAAAGCTGAGTGACACAAGATCTAAAAAGTAAACTAAGGGAATGTGGAAAATAGAGATTCAGATCAGGGTTTGATAGCTGCTGAGGTGCAGTGTCACTCACCTGTTTATAGGATGTGATCTTGTGGGGGTTCTGGTGGCGGGCTCTGTGCTTCACAGAAGTTTTCAGCAttgccctctcctctcctcaacCCTCCCTTTAAACTCGTCTGGAGAGCTGTGAGAGCTCAGGCCTGACATCACACCTCTCACCGCAGCGCTTCTTAAGGATTCACGTTTGGAGAGCGAGTGGAGTTTGCTTAGGAGAACCACCCAAGAtgggaagagggaggagggaggaggatggggagaaggaggaggaggagggagaagcaCATCAGGTCCTTGTCCATCAGTCTCTGTCACCCTCAGCAGAGCCTCGCCTCCTCTTGTCACTGTGTCCTGGACGGATGATGTCATGTGAAACTTTATGGGATCTTCCCTCAGCTAAACTCAGCTCTGTAAATCACACATTCCACTTGGCCGAATTGGAGAGGGCCGCAGACATTGACAATGATTTGGGGAGGTGGGGTGAAGGAGTTAACAAGGACAAAAAAGTGAGGGGCACTGCCTTATTCAGGCAAAATGCTGAACAGTGAACCCTGTTTACAGAGGCAGAGGAATCTCTAAAAGGGAGCACAGAGCACGGCACgggcacacgcacacacacacacacacacacacacacacacacacacacacacacacacacacatacacacaaacctgGAAGGAGAGCCATGTATTTTCTTCAACTTCAGCCGTGattatttagtattttaaaGTTAAGGCAGGCTTTAAAAAGGGTCTAATAAATCAGAAAGAAGACATATAACTCCACCAGGTGGTGAACATGCGCAACTGCTTCaaaatgactgattgatgacGGCATGCTGTGCTTATACAGACTTCACAACAGACGCTTGTCATTGTAGGAAAAGGCacaggtgcacaggtgttccACCAAGTCGTGATGGTTTAGTGTTTGCTGCCTTTAACTTTGTCTGGAATTCATTTCATCATCACAGTGTACAGCAAAATTCTGAATATTACTGAGGGCTTTCATATGTAAAGagaaagtgatttttaaaaatttatgAATGTGAAACCTtttataaaaaaacataaataggATTTAGAAACTCTACAAACTTTGGTGTGGGATACTTACTGCAAGTgttgaatttaattaaaatatgcAGGAGGTGTGAGAGTGGAGTTATATAATTTGATGTAGGCAACAACTCTGACTCAGTAATGGGGTGGTTGGTTTTGTTACTGTTTACTGTACcagtcagtttatttttattcaagCAATTGCAGATCATGTGTATATGACACATCCATATCTCAGCCTCTAAACAGAAGCATCTATATGGCTGCTGTTGGCATTCAAAGTATTTACCAAACAATTTGACATAAATGACAGATCAGATCACTCATTTCTCTTCTACAGTGTCCAAATAAGGCATGAGGCAAACGTTTCATTCTTAAACCAGTATAGTTTAAACCAGCCGTATATGactataaaatacataaatataataaaataactaTTTACATCCAACTAGCTTTGCAAACAATCAAAACCAGTATGTACACAGGAGCCGTAGGCTTTGAAGACACGTCTTCGTACCCTGTGCAACTTGTCAGTGCAACTGTTGCTTTGCCCCACACTCATAATCTACTCAACATGATATCCATGAGAACAAGCAGCTAAACCTGCCAGACTGACTGAAGACTGTGAGAGCTCAGAGTATAAAACTAAAAAACGACCACTGAGGCCATTCTGACCACAAGTCAACACGATAATGTGAattaaaatttgtgttttataaTATGTTGACTGATCTGTGATCAGATTACTCTACTGAAACAACCAAATCCATCATATCATTCACATGCTGCAGTTTCAGTGTGGCTGTTGAAAAGCTGCTTGATCTCAGTCCAATgattaataataaacaaacacaggggCATAATAAGTCCTATTTAAACATTTGAGGTATTCAATAATGTAAAACCAGTGAAATTCTCTGCTGTACATAATCTTTAAATGCGCAACTGAAGttattttgaatattaaatattaaaccagCCAAGCCAATCATTAAACTGCAGGAAATCTTAGGTTCATATATTAATTCTCAATATGAAATGAAGCTAAGGACAACATAATTTTATGAATGGCACtcttgaaatgttgaaatgttttcaatATAGAATATTACTTGTGGCAAAATATGCAGAGTAAATGAccagtgtcattttttaaaaaaacatacaaacaaaacaaaaacttgatttatggctttgttgttgtgtgagAGCTCAACTATGTGAGACTGATGATCAAGTCTGGTCACTGAGAGAACCAGTATTACAACATGGTGTGGTTAAATAAGCTTCCAAAGTAAACATTTGGCATACCATACATGTAGGAAGGAGCGTGAGAGACATCCCGGGTCATTTCAAGCGCCttcaggaggagcagcagcgtGCAGTCCTCTGCTCAGTACATCTGTTTTTTCCTATAGAGAGACGTACAGAGAGTGACTGGAGCCGTCCAATATTACATGTATGCATGTACAAGACACTTGAGGACCAAAAAGCGTCTACAGCATTACAAAGCCAATGATTGCCACGgcctttcaaaaataaatattctctTCCACATAAACGTTTAAAAGGGggataaaatatattttgccacaaaataaaagcataataGCAGAAATACTGAGAGAAAACATATAACACTATCCAGcagaagtctttttttttagatgtgCTGGTTAACCAACTTAACcaacagacataaaaacattgcccacaaaaagggaaaaattaAACCCGACAGATGACACTGGTTGGAGTTAAGAAGCAACCTTTAAAGGACAGCTCAgtcttctttttcctcatcttccATAGGGAAAAGATAGCTAAAGTTGAGTGACACTCCTTAGAGACCTTGTGAACCTAATTATCAAGGTACGCTGCAGTGAGCGTACTGTTGTACAAGATGGAAATAATTGGACTAATTCTACAGAGAGACCTTCCTTTCAAGCTGGCATGAGAACAAAATCTAGGCCTTAAGTGGGAAGCCACACAGAGGCTCATAGGggaggacaaaaacacagagctcGGGCCTCTtattaaaaatgtgcttcagtagaggaaaagaggCGTCTCATTGCACAGAAAGGTTGGCTTTGACCATTATTGTAACTTCTGCCTCTGTCCTTATTTAACAAGCTTTCCACTTTACAtaccacaaaaaacaaaagctgccaAAAAACCCGAGTCCCTTACCATGACAGGGCCAGGTGAATGTCAGGTAACAGTACcattaatgtatattttaatacaaattGTGCCCATTTAAATTTGAGGCAGAGTCCTCTCCAAGCCCCGCCCCCTCTCTGCAGTGGACACCGTCCACAACAGCCACCCAAAATCATCGATTAAAGCCCTCTGTAAATGagaacattttcacagtggAGTAGTATGAGTGCAGTGTGAATACCTCATGAGGTATCAAACAGTTTAGTGTGCTCATGCATGCATATACCAATATAGGCTATGTATGAGTGATTTACAGATGAAGGAGAGAATTTAAACCATCACTGTGATAAATAAAGGCAACCTTTTCCTCTCTCAAGACTCCAGTTCTGTGTGACCAGAGGAGAAACAAATTGGCACAGTAGagaagttaattttttttttttaaataataaaataataataacaaaaaaaaggatCTGTCACATCGTTAGTGACGATGGCCTTATAAGGTCacactccctctgctgctcttgCCCATTTAATGACACAAAGGGTAGAGAACTACTGCCAGGATTTTCAGCATTATTTCCTTCACCATTTTATTCTTTCCTTCATCCTTTCATTTCAGTCTatcttttcttcctgtttgcCATCTGTTCTCTGCTGATGATATGTTGGTTCAGATGCATTTGCCTTGTCCAAGTCCTCTTGGCATGCAGTATGAAAAACCACCTGTCCGGATCCTTTAGCTTTGGCCCTGCGTGCGTCCAGGTAGCTGACAATGAACTCTGAGTTCTGATAGATAAGCATGCCGGACAGCGTCAGCACTGCACCGGCACAGCTGAGGGCGGACAGTTCGCTGCCGAAGAGCAGCTGAGACAACAGCAGGTTTCCCACTACGCTCAGGTTGCCGAGGATGTGAAGGGTAACGGCCGAGGTGAGCGTGATGACACAGCAGCTTGCCAAGTTGTACATGACTGAGCCCAGGCAGCTGAGCAGGATGAAGACCCACAGGTGGCGGTCGTAATGCAGCGGCGACTCCAGCATAGCCCAGTTTTCTAAGGCCAGAGCTGCCACAGACAAGATGCAGAAGCTAGGAATGGACATCAGGTAAAGCAGGAACACAGAGTTGATTTTCTCCTCCTGTAGTAAGATGCCTGATTAAAAGACATGTAAGAAGCAGTTACAAACATGACTCTGGTGGGAAAGATCAACAATTCAAAAATTCATTTGTCATATATTGACTGCATTTAAGTGGAAATATCTGTCACAAAAGATGTTACATGCTGTTAAACACCATGGTTTTACAAGTCATGAACCTGATTCATATTTCTTAACTTAAATATTTAGAGAAACATGCAATATTTTAGTGGACTATTGGTGACGCAACATAaggttcctgtgtttttctagTCAAAATAACTAGAACAAACTCTCCTCTATGCACTGATTGACTGCTGATCAGAAGGTGACAGTGAGCTCTGAAGTAATCTGACAGCAGTAAAACTGCTGGAAATTatgcaaattaaacaaaaagacTGTGCACGGCCAAagtgtgtcagaaaaaaataaacttattaGGGACACTGTTACAACAACAAGTGAGAGTGGATGAAAATAGCTCGCTGAAACTTGAGACATCGTCCAGCTAGTCTGGATCCTCAGGATGGACATAATGTTTTAGGCATGATTGAAAAAACAAGTGCAGCAACTTCCATCTGCTGGACCTTGTTTTTAAATTCCTGCTCCAAATGCAAAAGCAAGACATAACCTTTCCTTCCCGTTTACTCTTATTTACCAAAGCAACAGGCAACTTTCTAAACTCATCTGCAGTCTTGTGCTGTTTATCACTGAACAGCTATACTGGAGTTTTTGGAGAATTTAGACTATGACCCTCTGGTCACATGGTTGCCTTCTGAAACCACAAGGTGGCCTTGTGTAGCTAGAGGCACAAAGTATGTAGCCATACATTCCTCTGAGCGAAAGGGAATATCTGCTTTTGTGTTACATAACAAATTAAAGACAGGGCCTCAATATATTTTTAGAAACTCaggacttttttcttttctgccaaCTACAGGTTTATGAGGACTAATGACGTGAGAGAGCCTAAGCCCCTGCACACAGGCACCAACTTTAAATCAATATTCTGCAACAAATGCCTCTCTGACAGCACATAACATTAGATTAATGAGTACATTGGATAAATGTGGTGAGGGCACAACTCTGCCCATGTGACATCAATTCAGTAAAGGAATTTGTCTCTTCCCCAGGACATATTCACCTAAACTACTGCCATATGTTCAATCTCATAATGTTTCCTGGTACCAAAagcttttaatttattttatttcatctggATAAACCACTCAGTAACAATACTGCACTCCAGGGAGTCCTGGGTACatggaataaaaaacaaacaaacaaacaaaaaaaaaacaaacagtaaaataacaatTGTTAAATTGCTAACAACGAGTCAATGAATTTGAAACTGTTAAGTTTTCAGGAAACAATGTTTTCTTTCCAACTCTGAAACATGTTGCATTAGAGGAAACATCCTTTGAGTTCAGCCACTCTTGTCTGTTACTCAGCAGTGTCTCTGGGcctctcagtttgttttggaATTTCTTGTTTTGGAATTTCTCTTACAGTTCATATAAACACACTAttcagaaagcagaaaaatggGTGGCAACTAGTTTAAAAATACTTCATTGAGTCTATTGGTTGCAAATCGCATTTGTTATTTCCAAATAGTTCACCCTGTCTGAACTTTTCAGTTTTGTCAAAAACCAAGGAGAACATTCAGACATAATAGACCAGCATTTCCTCAGGATGTGCAGAAATCCTGACCGCTgtaactcatacacacatagtGATGTTTGTATTATGTTTCCTAGGAAACCAGAAAATGTGTCTCTTGTGACATTCCACCTTACAATGTGGGTGTGTTACTGGGCTGCAGAGTGAATCACCAAATCACTAAAAGGTTCCAGGACCACAGACTGCTGCGGtggcagggggtggggggtttgggGTAGGACTAAAATATCCTCTGATGTCAGTGAAATGAGAGGAGATTTCCAGTTTCAAAATAAGGGTAATTAACTCAAAGGTCACTTTCtaaggacaaaaacacaacaaaagtgaGTGTTAATTCCAACAGTCTGAGGTGACAAACGAGACAGTGAACTGACACAGTAAAAAGTGGTACTCACTCTGCTGAATGGACTTGACACCCCTTAACATGGTGGCCGCGAACACAAAGAAGCAGCCAGTCTGATCGAACTGGACCTCTCCCATTATGCTGAAGGAGGCTCCCAGGCAGATGGGCATCATGGCTGTGTATTTCAGGATGTGATGCTGTTTACCCAAGATGAGTGTGGAGATGGCCAGAGTAAAGAGCGGGGTGGTGGTGTAGATCATTTGTGCAAATGACAGCTGGACATAGTTCAGACCCATGTTCCCAAAGGCGATGCTGGCACAAAACGTCAGACTCAACAGAAACACCTTACATTTTGCGCTGGGGGTCAGGTCCTGCTCTCCGGCCCCTCTGTGGCGGATCACCCGCAGTTTGATCAGCCCATAGTCCACCACTATGGCTGTCAGCATGTGCAGCGCTGACAGTAGCAGAGGGTACCTGAAGTTGTAAACGGCAAATATCCATTTGTTGAGGCTGGAGATGGTGGTGCCCGTCACGAGCCAAACaatgacagctgacagcagaTGGAGCATCTCTGCGGGTggcctcctcctgcctctctcttgCAGAGTCGCCTCGCATTTTGAGAAGCCATCGGCGCTGATCATGTTCGTATCATTGTCCTCTCTGTAAGGGAAACACATGTTGAATCCGTACCTCTCATCTCCAAATGAAATTCATGACCAAACCGGCGACTTAAAGGCTACAAAAATCGCGAGAATAACCTGCGACACGgctgtttttccctcctctgcgGTGTTAGCCGGTCTTTGTTGAGTAAAGCTGCATTTTTCAGCACCGCCTATAGACACGTGTTTCTATTTTGCATGACGGGCTGGTTGTGTAACGTACCCCGCGCAGGCAAAATGACACATGCTGGATCGGGAAGACCGacggaggagagaggagagctgttcaGGACgggctggaaaaaaacagtacGCGCCTTCTCCACAACGGGGACAGATGGGATTGGTTCTTATTCTGA comes from the Lates calcarifer isolate ASB-BC8 linkage group LG9, TLL_Latcal_v3, whole genome shotgun sequence genome and includes:
- the slc35e4 gene encoding solute carrier family 35 member E4 isoform X2, with amino-acid sequence MCHFACAGEDNDTNMISADGFSKCEATLQERGRRRPPAEMLHLLSAVIVWLVTGTTISSLNKWIFAVYNFRYPLLLSALHMLTAIVVDYGLIKLRVIRHRGAGEQDLTPSAKCKVFLLSLTFCASIAFGNMGLNYVQLSFAQMIYTTTPLFTLAISTLILGKQHHILKYTAMMPICLGASFSIMGEVQFDQTGCFFVFAATMLRGVKSIQQSILLQEEKINSVFLLYLMSIPSFCILSVAALALENWAMLESPLHYDRHLWVFILLSCLGSVMYNLASCCVITLTSAVTLHILGNLSVVGNLLLSQLLFGSELSALSCAGAVLTLSGMLIYQNSEFIVSYLDARRAKAKGSGQVVFHTACQEDLDKANASEPTYHQQRTDGKQEEKID
- the slc35e4 gene encoding solute carrier family 35 member E4 isoform X3, with protein sequence MISADGFSKCEATLQERGRRRPPAEMLHLLSAVIVWLVTGTTISSLNKWIFAVYNFRYPLLLSALHMLTAIVVDYGLIKLRVIRHRGAGEQDLTPSAKCKVFLLSLTFCASIAFGNMGLNYVQLSFAQMIYTTTPLFTLAISTLILGKQHHILKYTAMMPICLGASFSIMGEVQFDQTGCFFVFAATMLRGVKSIQQSILLQEEKINSVFLLYLMSIPSFCILSVAALALENWAMLESPLHYDRHLWVFILLSCLGSVMYNLASCCVITLTSAVTLHILGNLSVVGNLLLSQLLFGSELSALSCAGAVLTLSGMLIYQNSEFIVSYLDARRAKAKGSGQVVFHTACQEDLDKANASEPTYHQQRTDGKQEEKID
- the slc35e4 gene encoding solute carrier family 35 member E4 isoform X1, which translates into the protein MTLRRVRSGLSDSAATDRRRFRGCCQCCQGTRRRTREDNDTNMISADGFSKCEATLQERGRRRPPAEMLHLLSAVIVWLVTGTTISSLNKWIFAVYNFRYPLLLSALHMLTAIVVDYGLIKLRVIRHRGAGEQDLTPSAKCKVFLLSLTFCASIAFGNMGLNYVQLSFAQMIYTTTPLFTLAISTLILGKQHHILKYTAMMPICLGASFSIMGEVQFDQTGCFFVFAATMLRGVKSIQQSILLQEEKINSVFLLYLMSIPSFCILSVAALALENWAMLESPLHYDRHLWVFILLSCLGSVMYNLASCCVITLTSAVTLHILGNLSVVGNLLLSQLLFGSELSALSCAGAVLTLSGMLIYQNSEFIVSYLDARRAKAKGSGQVVFHTACQEDLDKANASEPTYHQQRTDGKQEEKID